A genomic stretch from Setaria viridis chromosome 1, Setaria_viridis_v4.0, whole genome shotgun sequence includes:
- the LOC140222440 gene encoding uncharacterized protein produces MAFSFYAKNRQASSSAEEGGGGASPSPGWEAQSRSDFAYQDPRPPVPQPGSGGTSSRALPAPARNKKEPRRVTHIPGISKVKGKVQDAWHHQKDEFACQDPRPPVSRYAALVGSRVRTGEDVEHLQKRGIVDNLLGTDDDAAAKFFQQLGDCASLEYEDHSFAAMFADLPVPQPGSGGTSSKALPAPARNKKEPRRVTHIPGISKVKDKVQDAWHHQKDEFACQEPRPPVSRYAALVGSRVRTGEDVEHLQKRGVVDNLLGTDDDAAAKVFQQLGDCASLEYEDHSFAAMFADLNRYYRSSWRGHKAEFLRDHCSSPWAALVLVVAGCAFCFALFKFSTTGFH; encoded by the exons ATGGCATTTTCCTTTTACGCAAAAAACAGGCAAGCGTCCTCCTCTGCTGAAGAAG gaggaggaggagccagtcCCAGTCCGGGATGGGAAGCCCAAAGCAGGAGCGACTTCGCCTACCAAGATCCACGTCCACCGGTGCCGCAGCCTGGGAGTGGTGGAACTAGCTCGAGGGCGCTGCCGGCACCGGCTCGAAACAAAAAGGAGCCAAGACGAGTAACTCACATCCCTGGCATTTCCAAGGTGAAGGGCAAAGTGCAGGATGCGTGGCACCACCAAAAGGATGAGTTCGCCTGCCAAGATCCACGTCCACCGGTGTCGCGCTATGCGGCGCTGGTGGGTTCCCGGGTGAGGACGGGCGAGGACGTGGAGCACCTTCAGAAGCGCGGCATCGTCGACAACCTCCTGggcaccgacgacgacgcggcggccaaGTTCTTCCAGCAGCTGGGCGACTGCGCCAGCTTGGAGTACGAGGACCATAGCTTCGCCGCCATGTTCGCCGATCTACCGGTGCCGCAGCCTGGGAGTGGTGGAACTAGCTCGAAGGCGCTGCCGGCTCCGGCTCGAAACAAAAAGGAGCCAAGACGAGTAACTCACATCCCTGGCATTTCCAAGGTGAAGGACAAAGTGCAGGATGCGTGGCACCACCAAAAGGATGAGTTCGCCTGCCAAGAGCCACGTCCACCGGTGTCGCGCTACGCGGCGCTGGTGGGTTCCCGGGTGAGGACGGGCGAGGACGTGGAGCACCTCCAGAAGCGCGGCGTCGTCGACAACCTCCTGGGCACCGATGACGACGCGGCGGCCAAGGTCTTCCAGCAGCTGGGCGACTGCGCCAGCTTGGAGTACGAGGACCACAGCTTCGCCGCCATGTTCGCCGATCTGAACCGGTACTACCGCTCGAGCTGGCGCGGGCACAAGGCCGAGTTCCTGCGTGACCACTGCAGCAGCCCGTGGGCCGCACTcgtgctcgtcgtcgccggtTGCGCGTTTTGCTTCGCGCTCTTCAAATTCTCGACGACCGGCTTTCACTAG
- the LOC117839859 gene encoding UPF0481 protein At3g47200 encodes MATESEFVTAPSTPEADSLKIVVEQRLLLHDDGEGGSRSTTIFRVPAHVRDANKELYEPRLVSVGPYYRGRAALRAMEQHKWRYLRELLRERRPRTLLARCVEAVRDVEHRARCCYVERTDIFDAAAKGGPLGGEVDDGQSRRGPDDFGEMLLLDGCFVLRFFIKWHNEEEDDICDVGWGLPLLHSDLLLLENQIPFFVLEALFRLVVPEDETSHLHSLILPHLRLSPSTELSATEMERAAQAGEIRHLLHLLYEAVVPTAEEIGLVAADASPPRPAPRCVEKLRQMGIRVNKAVSERFAFMRGMAPQLPRWIVTASWFSKCRVRIGRKAAPEPETTTRTVVVPPVTLLRKAGVRFEKKAPAHMLDVTFDAAAGVVRMPRLEVDHASWPLLVNLVAFEQTVRDDGRRRHGKPVSCYAALVGSLVRTGKDVEHLQKRGIVDNLLGTDDDAAAKFFQQLGDCASLEYEDHIFAAMFADLNRYYRSSWRRHKAEFLRDHCSSPWAVLALVVAGCAFCFALFKFSTTIYGFAHPYCHC; translated from the coding sequence ATGGCAACCGAGAGCGAGTTCGTGACGGCGCCGTCAACACCGGAGGCGGACAGCTTGAAGATCGTGGTTGAGCAAAGGCTTCTCCtccacgacgacggcgagggcgggAGCAGATCGACGACCATCTTCCGGGTCCCCGCCCATGTCCGCGACGCCAACAAGGAGCTGTACGAGCCACGCCTGGTGTCCGTCGGCCCCTACTACCGCGGTCGGGCGGCGCTGCGCGCCATGGAGCAGCACAAGTGGAGGTACCTGCGCGAGCTGCTGAGGGAGCGTCGTCCGCGGACCTTGCTGGCGAGGTGCGTCGAAGCCGTCCGCGACGTCGAGCACCGGGCGCGGTGCTGCTACGTTGAGAGGACGGACAtcttcgacgccgccgccaagggCGGGCCGTTGGGTGGGGAGGTCGACGACGGGCAGTCCCGGCGAGGCCCCGACGACTTTGGGGAGATGCTGCTGCTTGACGGCTGCTTCGTCCTCCGGTTCTTCATCAAGTGGCAcaacgaggaggaagacgacatCTGCGACGTGGGCTGGGGGCTTCCCCTGCTTCACTCTGACCTCCTGCTACTGGAGAACCAGATCCCCTTCTTCGTGCTCGAGGCGCTCTTCCGATTGGTAGTGCCTGAGGATGAGACGTCCCATCTCCACAGTCTGATCCTTCCCCATTTGAGGCTCTCGCCCTCCACAGAACTATCGGCGACGGAGATGGAAAGGGCGGCCCAAGCCGGAGAGATCCgccacttgctccatctcctctACGAGGCCGTCGTTCCCACGGCTGAGGAGATAGGGCTGGTCGCCGCCGATGCCTCGCCACCACGCCCGGCGCCACGGTGTGTGGAAAAGCTGCGTCAGATGGGCATCCGGGTCAACAAGGCCGTGTCCGAAAGGTTCGCCTTCATGCGGGGCATGGCGCCCCAGCTGCCGCGCTGGATAGTGACCGCCAGCTGGTTCAGCAAGTGCAGGGTTCGGATCGGAAGAaaggcggcgccggagcccgAGACGACGACGCGCACGGTGGTCGTGCCGCCCGTCACCCTGCTCCGCAAGGCCGGCGTCCGGTTCGAGAAGAAGGCGCCGGCCCACATGCTCGACGTCACGTTCGACGCGGCGGCTGGCGTCGTGAGGATGCCGCGCCTGGAGGTGGACCACGCGAGCTGGCCGCTGCTCGTGAACCTCGTCGCGTTCGAGCAGACCGTCAGGGAcgacggccggcgacggcacGGCAAGCCGGTGTCTTGCTACGCGGCGCTGGTGGGTTCCCTGGTGAGGACGGGCAAGGACGTGGAGCACCTCCAGAAGCGCGGCATCGTCGACAACCTCCTGggcaccgacgacgacgcggcggccaaGTTCTTCCAGCAGCTGGGCGACTGCGCCAGCTTGGAGTACGAGGACCACATCTTCGCCGCCATGTTCGCCGATCTGAACCGGTACTACCGCTCGAGCTGGCGCAGGCACAAGGCCGAGTTCCTGCGTGACCACTGCAGCAGCCCGTGGGCCGTGCtcgcgctcgtcgtcgccggttGCGCGTTTTGCTTCGCGCTCTTCAAATTCTCGACGACCATCTATGGCTTTGCCCATCCTTACTGTCACTGCTAG
- the LOC117864026 gene encoding NAC domain-containing protein 76 — MHPSCSPLTVPPGFRFHPTDEELLYYYLRKKVAYEPIDLDVIREIDLNKLEPWDLKDRCRIGTGPQDEWYFFSHKDKKYPTGTRTNRATTAGFWKATGRDKAIFLSNGGRKVGLRKTLVFYTGRAPHGKKTDWIMHEYRLDDDNVEVPITEDGWVVCRVFKKKSIQRGFDQQQGMAAAVVHDEELHSFQHSPTGGATTPVDQKHGLHQLMHGGFFPAFDPSMHLPHLTNAEVPTLGTPAFISGTPAAVAVNPLGMGSSPHNLVKLTTSSCGTAGDMLLNGGERFGAVAAADWSILDKLLASHQNLDQLFHGKFGGTPVGVSQHYQQRQQQLMEMSATSLQRLPLHYLGCETADL; from the exons ATGCATCCGAGCTGCTCGCCACTGACAGTGCCTCCGGGCTTCCGGTTCCACCCGACGGACGAGGAGCTCCTCTACTACTACCTGAGGAAGAAGGTCGCTTATGAGCCCATAGATCTCGATGTCATAAGGGAGATTGACCTCAACAAGCTTGAGCCATGGGACCTCAAAG ATCGGTGCAGGATTGGGACGGGGCCTCAAGACGAGTGGTACTTCTTCAGCCACAAGGACAAGAAGTACCCAACGGGGACACGCACGAACAGGGCCACGACTGCCGGGTTCTGGAAGGCGACGGGGAGGGACAAGGCCATCTTCCTCAGCAACGGTGGCAGGAAGGTCGGCCTGAGGAAGACGCTGGTGTTCTACACCGGCAGGGCACCTCACGGCAAGAAGACCGACTGGATCATGCACGAGTACCGCCTCGATGACGATAACGTTGAGGTGCCTATAACT GAGGATGGATGGGTGGTGTGTAGGGTTTTCAAGAAGAAGAGCATCCAGAGAGGCTTCGACCAGCAAcagggcatggcggcggcggtcgtcCACGACGAAGAGCTCCATTCCTTCCAGCACTCCCCCACCGGCGGCGCGACAACGCCGGTGGACCAGAAGCACGGCCTCCACCAGCTCATGCACGGCGGCTTCTTTCCCGCCTTCGACCCCTCCATGCACCTTCCACACCTCACGAACGCCGAGGTGCCCACGCTGGGCACCCCGGCATTCATTTCCGGCACGCCGGCTGCCGTCGCCGTGAACCCGCTCGGCATGGGCTCCTCTCCCCACAACCTGGTGAAGCTAACAACATCATCCTGCGGCACTGCCGGTGACATGCTGCTGAACGGCGGTGAGCGCTTCGGTGCTGTTGCCGCCGCCGACTGGTCTATCCTCGACAAGCTGCTGGCGTCGCACCAGAACTTGGACCAGCTCTTCCATGGCAAGTTCGGGGGAACACCTGTAGGGGTTTCCCAACATTACCAACAGCGGCAGCAGCAATTGATGGAGATGAGCGCGACGTCACTGCAGAGGCTGCCTCTCCATTACCTTGGCTGCGAGACCGCTGATCTCTAG